A genomic region of Magnolia sinica isolate HGM2019 chromosome 6, MsV1, whole genome shotgun sequence contains the following coding sequences:
- the LOC131249701 gene encoding uncharacterized protein LOC131249701, whose translation MKESYDMQHAYAEDAEDDLVYQWVRSDDLDTSDGRPEPHIAAEAETQGIDVNKHVEQQRSPDEAFDPLIRSPEGSPRQSLSRGTRGGETLSDTDTESESDAGNQSGDDDGSDKGDDDSDDSKDDDGGGGGGDGDGGDTGRSRDKRPLSRFTWEENFDHST comes from the exons ATGAAAGAATCTTATGATATGCAG catgcatatgctgaggatgcggaGGATGACCTAGTTTACCAGTGGGTTAGGTCGGATGACTTAGATACCTCGGATGGGCGACCAGAGCCACATATTGCCGCAGAAGCAGAGACACAAGGGATTGATGTTAACAAACATGTGGAGCAGCAAAGGTCTCCTGATGAGGCATTCGACCCATTAATAAGGAGTCCGGAGGGCAGCCCGCGACAGTCACTATCACGCGGGACACGTGGCGGGGAAACATTGTCTGACACCGAcactgagtcagagagtgatgcagGAAATCAGTCCGGTGATGATGATGGCAGCGATAAGGGTGACGATGACTCTGATGACAGtaaggatgatgatggtggtggtggtggtggtgacggAGATGGTGGCGACACGGGTAGGAGTCGGGATAAGAGGCCTCTTAGCCGTTTTACTTGGGAGGAGAATTTCGATCATTCCACGTAG
- the LOC131249702 gene encoding uncharacterized protein LOC131249702, with protein MSGGRGGRQPDIGWTYGQPISDNRFGSICDLCDHVSRSGGITRLKKHLAGGYRNVADCPKCPKDVREQMKTILKKNVKSKDERHVREREIKEELGRPPYASEDDVVDLDNDDDPEYRRAIQESIRDQWERDQNRRWDTSRPRFEGSIHERGGGSGAGKSVRGGSREGSRRGGIWGMGRSSSMRVPDLPSDPRMYKEAGGTQKKIKEMLSGGDVRKKVKKFIAKFFIYDQIPANVAASPHFKNMISEVQRGGEGVQPPTPAQIMGKYLDDEHTEMKTYVDSYRQSWEMGRAVFLKSIDVSSKIKDYNYIYKLMHNVMQDVGRRNIVQFVTDNGSAFVKAGKDIQSKYHMYWTPCAAHCIDLMLEGIGDRPSVKTVITDARLITNFVYNHSWSLAAMRKRCGGDIVRPGATRFATNYIALSSLLKHKQRLRELFASHDYVEWKKRLTKVTYRIEELVLGNSFWDKVCDIVGIIESIYVVLRMVDNETNPSMGLLYPSIQLMKELSWLKLSMHISGCMQ; from the exons ATGTcaggaggaagaggagggagaCAACCTGATATAGGGTGGACGTACGGTCAGCCCATTTCCGATAATCGATTCGGGAGTATTTGTGATTTATGTGACCATGTATCGAGGAGTGGTGGGATAACCCGCCTAAAGAAGCATTTAGCCGGAGGGTATCGCAATGTTGCGGATTGCCCTAAGTGCCCAAAGGATGTGCGAGAACAGATGaaaaccatattgaaaaaaaatgtgaagtCAAAAGATGAACGACATGTGCGGGAGAGGGAGATTAAGGAGGAGTTGGGGCGGCCGCCATATGCAAGTGAGGATGATGTAGTGGAtcttgataatgatgatgatcccgAATATAGACGCgcaattcaagagtccatacgGGATCAGTGGGAGAGGGATCAGAATAGGAGGTGGGACACAagtaggcctagatttgagggGTCTATCCATGAGCGTGGTGGGGGGAGTGGAGCAGGGAAGAGTGTTAGGGGTGGATCGAGGGAGGGTAGTAGGCGGGGAGGAATATGGGGCATGGGCAGGAGTAGTAGCATGCGGGTGCCGGATCTACCTTCAGATCCGAGGATGTACAAAGAGGCAGGagggacacaaaagaaaataaaggagatgcTTAGTGGAGGGGATGTAaggaaaaaagttaaaaaatttatagCGAAATTTTTTATATACGATCAAATCCCCGCAAATGTCGCTGCAAGCCCGCACTTTAAAAATATGATTAGTGAAGTGCAGCGTGGGGGTGAGGGTGTGCAGCCGCCCACACCCGCACAGATTATGGGGAAATACTTGGATGATGAACATACAGAAATGAAAACATACGTTGATTCGTATCggcagtcatgggagat GGGACGGGCGGTGTTCCTAAAGAGTATAGATGTGAGTAGTAAGATTAAGGATTAtaactacatttacaaactaatgcacaacgtcatgcaagatgttgggaggaGAAATATTGTGCAGTTTGTTACGGATAATGGGAGTGCATTTGTTAAGGCGGGAAAGGATATTCAGAGCAAGTATCATATGTATTGGACCCCCTGCGCAGcccattgcatcgatctcatgCTGGAGGGGATCGGGGATAGGCCGTCGGTGAAGACTGTAATTACTGATGCACGACTCATCACAAACTTTGTATACAACCACAGCTGGTCATTAGCCGCAATGCGCAagaggtgtggtggggatatagtgcgcCCCGGAGCGACGCGGTTTGCCACAAATTATATCGCCTTAAGTAGCCTTCTTAAACACAAACAGAGGTTACGAGAGCTTTTCGCCTCTCATGATTACGTAGAATGGAAAAAAAGATTAACGAAAGTAACCTATAGAATTGAGGAGCTGGTGCTAGGAAATTCATTTTGGGATAAAGTGTGTGATATTGTGGGTATTATAGAGTCTatttatgtggtgttgaggatggtggacaatgagacaAATCCGTCAATGGGGTTGTTGTATCCGTCTATACAGCTGATGAAAGAACTATCATGGTTAAAGCTCTcaatgcatataagtgggtgcatgcaataa